The Syngnathoides biaculeatus isolate LvHL_M chromosome 6, ASM1980259v1, whole genome shotgun sequence genome has a window encoding:
- the skor1b gene encoding SKI family transcriptional corepressor 1 homolog-B, producing the protein MEAIPAGRDSSSSPGSKQELSYPTSNNLKPNQVGETVLYGIPIVSLVIDCQERLCLAQISNTLLKNYSYNEIHNRRVALGITCVQCTPVQLEILRRAGAMPISSRRCGMITKREAERLCKSFLGAHSPPKLPENFAFDVCHECAWGSRGSFIPARYNSSRAKCIKCSYCNMYFSPNKFIFHSHRTPESKYTQPDAANFNSWRRHLKLTDKNSQTDVLHAWEDVKAMFNGGSRKRTLPGCGSESSSPLKSHGPNLHRQSPEIPAKILNCEDTRVSVGPRSYPVIPVPSKGFGMLQKIPPPLFPHPYGFPAFGLCPKKDDGIMGEQSKAGLPGVLWPGAKDSAYPSFPVFWPAGGALPMPPYAQGPHKPTPEMLPLHRHADVDIAESTDTSKDSLVDNDRCSSTQSTRNDDDKSGDEGRPLEGPALAPRKASYVSAFRPVVKDADCIAKLYGSRGAYTRTGYLSPDFLSESSSYRSVSPCVDSDPEADVDVETSKTPEEEEPCRPLSLMCPQSPPGLTHCVSPSDSDRKGSPQDMDPLESQKAGPRVAPQSCDREVQSKHLADAHLAAAPFSQVYTHERSELQQRSSPYHFRPASYQPAALLPHDEGASKEEPSSTVEEVENKSLLEQRSDENHREQDEDEDSVRAVHAQRGIRTLAKEELQKQLLEQVELRKKLEREFQHLKDNFQDQMKRELSYREEMVQQLHIVREAHDALHHFSCKMLTPRHCTGSCTFKSPLLPP; encoded by the exons ATGGAAGCCATTCCAGCGGGCCGCGACTCCAGCTCCTCGCCAGGGTCCAAGCAAGAACTTTCCTACCCGACCTCCAACAACCTGAAGCCCAACCAAGTGGGCGAGACGGTGCTGTACGGAATACCCATCGTGTCCCTGGTGATAGACTGCCAGGAGAGGCTGTGTCTGGCTCAGATCTCCAACACCTTGTTGAAGAACTACAGCTACAACGAGATCCACAATCGACGCGTGGCGCTGGGCATCACCTGCGTGCAGTGCACCCCGGTCCAATTGGAGATCCTGCGCAGGGCCGGCGCCATGCCCATCTCCTCCCGGAGGTGCGGCATGATCACCAAGCGCGAGGCCGAGAGACTGTGCAAGTCCTTTCTGGGTGCTCACTCGCCTCCCAAACTCCCGGAAAATTTCGCCTTCGACGTGTGCCACGAGTGCGCGTGGGGCAGCCGAGGCAGCTTCATCCCGGCCAGGTACAACAGCTCCAGGGCCAAGTGCATCAAGTGCTCctactgcaacatgtatttctcTCCAAATAAGTTCATATTCCATTCGCACCGCACGCCGGAGTCCAAGTACACTCAGCCAGACGCAGCGAATTTCAACTCGTGGAGGCGACACCTGAAATTAACCGATAAAAACAGCCAGACTGACGTCTTACACGCATGGGAAGACGTCAAGGCCATGTTCAACGGGGGCAGCCGCAAAAGGACGCTGCCGGGCTGCGGGTCGGAATCCAGCTCGCCCCTCAAGTCTCACGGTCCGAACCTGCACCGACAGTCCCCCGAGATCCCCGCAAAGATCCTCAACTGCGAGGACACCCGGGTGAGCGTGGGCCCCCGCAGCTACCCGGTCATCCCGGTGCCCAGCAAAGGCTTCGGGATGCTGCAAAAGATCCCTCCGCCGCTCTTCCCGCACCCGTACGGCTTCCCGGCGTTTGGCCTCTGTCCGAAAAAGGACGACGGCATCATGGGCGAGCAAAGCAAGGCGGGCCTCCCGGGTGTCCTGTGGCCCGGTGCCAAGGACAGCGCCTACCCGTCCTTCCCGGTCTTCTGGCCCGCCGGGGGCGCCCTCCCCATGCCTCCCTATGCCCAAGGCCCGCACAAACCTACGCCCGAGATGCTACCGCTCCACAGACACGCGGACGTGGACATTGCCGAGTCAACCGACACGTCCAAAGACAGCCTCGTcgacaacgaccgctgctccagCACCCAGTCCACGCGGAACGACGACGACAAGTCCGGGGATGAAGGGAGGCCGCTGGAGGGGCCCGCCCTGGCCCCACGCAAAGCCAGCTACGTGTCCGCCTTCCGGCCTGTGGTTAAAGACGCCGACTGCATCGCCAAGTTGTACGGCAGCAGAGGAGCCTACACCCGAACCGGGTACCTATCGCCGGACTTTTTAAGCGAGAGCTCCAGCTACCGCTCCGTATCTCCGTGCGTGGACAGCGACCCCGAGGCCGACGTGGACGTGGAAACCAGCAAAACACCCGAGGAGGAGGAGCCCTGCAGGCCCCTGTCCTTGATGTGTCCCCAGAGCCCTCCTGGGCTCACCCACTGCGTGTCCCCGAGCGACTCGGACCGCAAGGGGTCGCCGCAGGATATGGATCCGCTGGAGTCGCAGAAAGCGGGCCCACGCGTGGCCCCGCAGTCCTGCGATAGAGAAGTGCAGAGCAAACACTTAGCAGACGCACACCTTGCTGCTGCACCGTTTAGCCAA GTCTACACGCATGAGAGGAGCGAGTTGCAACAAAGGAGCAGTCCTTATCATTTCAGACCCGCAAGCTACCAACCTGCAGCGCTTTTACCTCATG ATGAGGGCGCCAGCAAAGAGGAGCCGTCTTCCACGGTGGAGGAGGTGGAAAACAAATCTTTACTAGAACAAAGGAGCGACGAAAACCATCGAGAGCAGGATGAAG ACGAAGACTCAGTAAGAGCTGTGCACGCACAACGAGGGATACGAACTCTGGCAAAAg AGGAACTACAGAAGCAATTATTAGAGCAGGTCGAGCTGAGAAAAAAGCTGGAACGTgaatttcaacatttaaaag ATAATTTCCAGGATCAGATGAAAAGGGAACTATCCTACAGGGAGGAAATGGTCCAGCAGCTGCACATCGTCAGag AAGCTCACGACGCCTTGCATCATTTCTCCTGCAAGATGTTAACTCCTCGCCATTGCACAGGGTCGTGCACCTTCAAGTCTCCTCTGCTCCCCCCGTGA
- the pias1b gene encoding E3 SUMO-protein ligase PIAS1 isoform X1: MSCVVPRLNGASTPPAVYCKEATQPMFERPVPRGRLLRMRTQCHKMAESTELKQMVMSLRVSELQVLLGFAGRNKHGRKHELLTKALHLVKAGCSPAMQMKIKELYRRRFPTKMVSPVDLAMPGVHSASSLPVGLFDSHGSPSPLLPVSLLGPKHELSLPHLPSTLHPVHPDVKLQRLPFYDVLDELIKPTSLTSDNGQRFQEACYAFALTPLQVQQISSSMDISGTKCDFAVQVQLRFCLSETSCPQEDHFPPNLCVKVNGKPCNLPGYLPPTKNGVEPKRPSRPINITSLVRLSTTVPNTIVVSWTSEIGRSFSMAVYLVMQQSSAVLLQRLRARGIRNPDHSRALIKEKLTADPESEIATTSLRVSLLCPLGKMRLTIACRALTCSHLQCFDATLYIQMNEKKPTWVCPVCDKKAPYEHLIIDGLFMEILNSCSDCDEIQFKEDGSWAPMRSKKEVQEVPASYYGVDSDVPKMENHEQKRGSAGENSKKVDVIDLTLDSSSEDEPDDEPPPKRGCPSLSPISPPPTKGVLNLHNQTSPVTRAPSMPPLETSYIPPPPPLIQDYRHFYHSASELPDLNFFSFLQGDNQHYNMVMAAAAAASASDDPDLLLNRYLPYGSSPMLREPPGTPGSSTLVATNGGSNSGSTSSLVSSSSLRDKDRERDRDSHTLSGLSRSSVEAAAAAAIYGSISDVISLD, from the exons ATGAGTTGCGTTGTACCCCGGTTGAATGGAGCAAGTACGCCCCCTGCCGTCTATTGTAAGGAAGCGACACAACCAATGTTTGAGCGGCCTGTCCCCCGAGGACGGCTGTTGCGCATGCGCACACAATGTCACAAGATGGCGGAGAGTACGGAACTGAAG CAAATGGTAATGAGCCTTCGAGTTTCAGAGCTGCAAGTCTTGTTGGGTTTTGCTGGACGGAATAAGCACGGGCGTAAGCACGAACTTTTGACCAAAGCGCTGCACCTCGTAAAGGCTGGTTGCAGCCCCGCCATGCAGATGAAGATTAAAGAGCTATACAGACGGAGATTCCCAACCAAGATGGTTTCGCCGGTGGACCTTGCAATGCCCGGCGTCCATTCTGCCTCCAGCCTTCCCGTGGGCCTCTTCGACAGCCATGGTTCCCCCTCGCCGCTGTTGCCTGTTTCACTGCTCGGGCCCAAGCACGAGCTCAGTCTGCCTCACCTGCCCTCCACCCTGCACCCTGTCCACCCCGACGTCAAACTGCAGAGATTGCCATTTTATGACGTGCTTGACGAGCTCATAAAGCCCACCAGTCTGA CCTCCGACAACGGTCAGCGGTTCCAAGAAGCTTGTTATGCCTTCGCTTTAACACCACTACAAGTTCAACAGATCAGCAGCTCCAT ggacatATCAGGGACCAAATGTGACTTCGCTGTTCAAGTCCAGTTAAG gTTTTGTCTATCAGAGACAAGCTGTCCCCAAGAAGATCATTTCCCTCCAAATCTGTGTGTGAAGGTGAACGGAAAGCCCTGCAATCTCCCT gGATATCTTCCTCCCACCAAAAATGGAGTCGAACCAAAACGACCGAGTCGCCCCATAAACATAACCTCCCTTGTACGACTGTCCACTACAGTCCCCAACACAATTGTTGTGTCGTGGACTTCAGAAATTGGGAGG AGTTTTTCCATGGCTGTTTATTTGGTAATGCAGCAGTCATCTGCAGTGTTGTTGCAAAGACTACGAGCCAGAGGAATTAGGAACCCTGACCACTCGAGAGCTCTGA TCAAAGAGAAATTGACAGCAGATCCAGAGAGCGAGATTGCCACCACCAGTCTCCGAGTGTCTCTTCTGTGTCCT cttGGAAAGATGAGGCTGACAATCGCGTGTCGAGCGTTAACATGTTCCCACCTCCAGTGCTTTGATGCTACGCTTTATATCCAAATGAATGAGAAGAAGCCCACCTGGGTGTGCCCAGTATGTGACAAGAAGGCGCCATATGAGCATCTGATTATTGATGG gTTGTTTATGGAAATCCTGAACAGCTGTTCTGACTGTGATGAAATCCAGTTTAAAGAGGATGGAAGTTGGGCCCCCATGAGATCAAAAAAAGAAGTGCAGGAGGTGCCTGCCTCTTACTACGGAGTAGACAGCG aTGTGCCTAAAATGGAAAACCACGAGCAGAAACGGGGATCGGCGGGTGAGAACAGTAAGAAAGTGGACGTGATTGACCTGACACTGGACAGCTCGTCGGAAGATGAGCCAGATGATGAGCCGCCTCCTAAAAGGGGCTGTCCATCACTGTCGCCTATCTCCCCACCTCCAACCAAGGG AGTACTTAATCTTCACAACCAGACGTCACCGGTGACAAGAGCTCCCAGCATGCCCCCTTTAGAGACCAGCTACATTCCTCCACCGCCACCACTTATTCAGGACTACCGCCATTTTTATCACTCAGCTAGTGAGCTGCCAG atCTAAATTTCTTCTCCTTCCTCCAAGGCGACAATCAG CATTACAACATGGTGATGGCTGCCGCGGCAGCCGCGTCAGCCTCGGATGACCCGGACCTCCTCCTCAACCGCTACCTGCCGTACGGCTCGTCCCCCATGTTGCGGGAACCTCCGGGGACCCCGGGCAGCAGCACGCTGGTAGCCACCAACGGAGGCAGCAACAGCGGCAGCACTAGCAGTTTAGTGTCTTCCAGCAGTCTGCGGGACAAAGACCGAGAGCGAGACAGAGACAGCCACACGCTCTCAGGATTGTCAAGGTCCTCTGTggaggcggcagcggcggcggccatTTATGGCTCGATATCTGACGTCATCTCTCTGGATTAG
- the pias1b gene encoding E3 SUMO-protein ligase PIAS1 isoform X2, which translates to MVMSLRVSELQVLLGFAGRNKHGRKHELLTKALHLVKAGCSPAMQMKIKELYRRRFPTKMVSPVDLAMPGVHSASSLPVGLFDSHGSPSPLLPVSLLGPKHELSLPHLPSTLHPVHPDVKLQRLPFYDVLDELIKPTSLTSDNGQRFQEACYAFALTPLQVQQISSSMDISGTKCDFAVQVQLRFCLSETSCPQEDHFPPNLCVKVNGKPCNLPGYLPPTKNGVEPKRPSRPINITSLVRLSTTVPNTIVVSWTSEIGRSFSMAVYLVMQQSSAVLLQRLRARGIRNPDHSRALIKEKLTADPESEIATTSLRVSLLCPLGKMRLTIACRALTCSHLQCFDATLYIQMNEKKPTWVCPVCDKKAPYEHLIIDGLFMEILNSCSDCDEIQFKEDGSWAPMRSKKEVQEVPASYYGVDSDVPKMENHEQKRGSAGENSKKVDVIDLTLDSSSEDEPDDEPPPKRGCPSLSPISPPPTKGVLNLHNQTSPVTRAPSMPPLETSYIPPPPPLIQDYRHFYHSASELPDLNFFSFLQGDNQHYNMVMAAAAAASASDDPDLLLNRYLPYGSSPMLREPPGTPGSSTLVATNGGSNSGSTSSLVSSSSLRDKDRERDRDSHTLSGLSRSSVEAAAAAAIYGSISDVISLD; encoded by the exons ATGGTAATGAGCCTTCGAGTTTCAGAGCTGCAAGTCTTGTTGGGTTTTGCTGGACGGAATAAGCACGGGCGTAAGCACGAACTTTTGACCAAAGCGCTGCACCTCGTAAAGGCTGGTTGCAGCCCCGCCATGCAGATGAAGATTAAAGAGCTATACAGACGGAGATTCCCAACCAAGATGGTTTCGCCGGTGGACCTTGCAATGCCCGGCGTCCATTCTGCCTCCAGCCTTCCCGTGGGCCTCTTCGACAGCCATGGTTCCCCCTCGCCGCTGTTGCCTGTTTCACTGCTCGGGCCCAAGCACGAGCTCAGTCTGCCTCACCTGCCCTCCACCCTGCACCCTGTCCACCCCGACGTCAAACTGCAGAGATTGCCATTTTATGACGTGCTTGACGAGCTCATAAAGCCCACCAGTCTGA CCTCCGACAACGGTCAGCGGTTCCAAGAAGCTTGTTATGCCTTCGCTTTAACACCACTACAAGTTCAACAGATCAGCAGCTCCAT ggacatATCAGGGACCAAATGTGACTTCGCTGTTCAAGTCCAGTTAAG gTTTTGTCTATCAGAGACAAGCTGTCCCCAAGAAGATCATTTCCCTCCAAATCTGTGTGTGAAGGTGAACGGAAAGCCCTGCAATCTCCCT gGATATCTTCCTCCCACCAAAAATGGAGTCGAACCAAAACGACCGAGTCGCCCCATAAACATAACCTCCCTTGTACGACTGTCCACTACAGTCCCCAACACAATTGTTGTGTCGTGGACTTCAGAAATTGGGAGG AGTTTTTCCATGGCTGTTTATTTGGTAATGCAGCAGTCATCTGCAGTGTTGTTGCAAAGACTACGAGCCAGAGGAATTAGGAACCCTGACCACTCGAGAGCTCTGA TCAAAGAGAAATTGACAGCAGATCCAGAGAGCGAGATTGCCACCACCAGTCTCCGAGTGTCTCTTCTGTGTCCT cttGGAAAGATGAGGCTGACAATCGCGTGTCGAGCGTTAACATGTTCCCACCTCCAGTGCTTTGATGCTACGCTTTATATCCAAATGAATGAGAAGAAGCCCACCTGGGTGTGCCCAGTATGTGACAAGAAGGCGCCATATGAGCATCTGATTATTGATGG gTTGTTTATGGAAATCCTGAACAGCTGTTCTGACTGTGATGAAATCCAGTTTAAAGAGGATGGAAGTTGGGCCCCCATGAGATCAAAAAAAGAAGTGCAGGAGGTGCCTGCCTCTTACTACGGAGTAGACAGCG aTGTGCCTAAAATGGAAAACCACGAGCAGAAACGGGGATCGGCGGGTGAGAACAGTAAGAAAGTGGACGTGATTGACCTGACACTGGACAGCTCGTCGGAAGATGAGCCAGATGATGAGCCGCCTCCTAAAAGGGGCTGTCCATCACTGTCGCCTATCTCCCCACCTCCAACCAAGGG AGTACTTAATCTTCACAACCAGACGTCACCGGTGACAAGAGCTCCCAGCATGCCCCCTTTAGAGACCAGCTACATTCCTCCACCGCCACCACTTATTCAGGACTACCGCCATTTTTATCACTCAGCTAGTGAGCTGCCAG atCTAAATTTCTTCTCCTTCCTCCAAGGCGACAATCAG CATTACAACATGGTGATGGCTGCCGCGGCAGCCGCGTCAGCCTCGGATGACCCGGACCTCCTCCTCAACCGCTACCTGCCGTACGGCTCGTCCCCCATGTTGCGGGAACCTCCGGGGACCCCGGGCAGCAGCACGCTGGTAGCCACCAACGGAGGCAGCAACAGCGGCAGCACTAGCAGTTTAGTGTCTTCCAGCAGTCTGCGGGACAAAGACCGAGAGCGAGACAGAGACAGCCACACGCTCTCAGGATTGTCAAGGTCCTCTGTggaggcggcagcggcggcggccatTTATGGCTCGATATCTGACGTCATCTCTCTGGATTAG